The genomic segment TGGAgtcaaggctctttacatgaTTTTCACCcgattgatgtttttttaacaacacagcttttttttcacatttttgactGATTTAACCTCACCTGCTATTGTTTAAAgctgcgcggggggggggggggggggggggggttcaaagtAAAAGTGTGTTCAACAGACTGAACCCATGTTTAGTTTGATCAATAATGAGACACAGACTGTCAGCTAATTGATGAAAATCAAAGGGCAAAATGCTAAATTTCCCCCCTGACAGCTGCCAACAGGTGCTCCACTGAAAAGGTCAGACTTAATAAGGCCTTGACCCATTTACATGTGCGATGTCATTAAGTGTTTTACAATTTAGCTCTGGTGATGTTCTTCAAACTTAAAGACAAAAAGTGAAATTATGATGCAAAAATTCGACACATTTGTGATCAAAACCAGAGTCAGGATCAGCTCCGCCTGTTGCATACGACTTGTATATGATCAGGCAGGTGGGGAtttgtgcagtaaaaaatatttataaccACAGACAGCAGCTCTGAGTCCAAGGGattttaaagaaagagaagagtaaattgatcaaataaagctaaaatatatttaagaaaaaatgtatcatgcACCCAGCAGTAGTTATCAAACAGTAACAGGCTGCCATGCTTGATTTGTACTGCTCCACTATGGTTGAGCAgctgacagagtgtgtgtgtgtgtgtgtgtgtgtgtgtgttgtggtgtcaAATCCACCACTTGTTTATTCATCACAGTTATTAATCCtccttgtgttttcatcttcacttgGGTTCAGATTAAAAATAGCCACTAGTGGTCCGACCAGTTGAAACGTCAGAGCCCGGTGGGCGGGGCCCTGTCGTATGACGCCGGTCGGGTGACGTCAGCGAGGTGATAAGTACGTGTCCCCGCCGCCCGGTCTGTATCGTGTCTGCGCGTGAAgtcagaggggagggagagagaggccgGATCCGCACAAAACACCAACCTCCTTcgattgtttctttttccgGGAAGTGCCTCAGTTTGATAAACGAGCCGGGACATGGAGGTCAGCGCCGAGGCCAAGAGGATCATGGTCGTGGCTCTGGGGAAACTGTACAGCTCCCGCAGCCAGCGAGGGGGTCTCCGCCTCCACCGGAGTCTCCTGCTCACCCTGGTGATGAAGTCCGCCCGGGACATGTACCACGCGGCCCAGACCCCGGCAGACGGCGTGGCGCCGGGACCACGTGAGCaccaacaaccacaacaacaacaacaacaacaacaacaaacaacaacaacaacaacaacaacaacaaccgcgGTGACCACGGAGCCCAACGGCCCACACGTGGGGCTCCAGGGCCCCGCTTCGCTCGCCGGCGGCGGCGCGCAGCCTCGCTCTGCGCCGCGGGAGGAGGTCGCGCGTCCCCGCGCGGAGGACAAGGAGAACCGGTGCCCGAGCGGCCCCGCGCAACTGTCGAGGAAGAGACGCGGCAAGGCGGCCGCCGAGCCGGATTTCCTGCCGCGCAAGAAAGCGAAACTGGAGCAGACGAACCGCTCCCAGCACCCGGTGCCCGTGAGCCCCGTGCTGATGGACTACGTGAactgcggcggcggcagcgagCTGGGCGCGCGCCCGACCCCCATCCCGCTGCCGAGGGCGG from the Scophthalmus maximus strain ysfricsl-2021 chromosome 17, ASM2237912v1, whole genome shotgun sequence genome contains:
- the ier2a gene encoding immediate early response gene 2 protein, yielding MEVSAEAKRIMVVALGKLYSSRSQRGGLRLHRSLLLTLVMKSARDMYHAAQTPADGVAPGPREHQQPQQQQQQQQQTTTTTTTTTTAVTTEPNGPHVGLQGPASLAGGGAQPRSAPREEVARPRAEDKENRCPSGPAQLSRKRRGKAAAEPDFLPRKKAKLEQTNRSQHPVPVSPVLMDYVNCGGGSELGARPTPIPLPRAVAAC